The region TTTCTTACCTCATCTGCTATACCTCTACCCTTGATGTTTTTTATCTCATCGCGAAGTTTGGCATAGAAGAATACAACTAGGAACAACAAAACAAGAAATAAGGCAAATAATATAAAGTTCATACAATAATATCTACGATATTTCCTCCCCCACTTTCAACTAAATCTTTCTCTTTACTATCTTCTTTGTTCTCTTTCTCACCAGTTTCAAAGTTATACTGCTGTTGTTTTACATTATCCTCTCCGAGCCTCTTTCTTCTTACCTTTTCACTCTCCCTAGAGATTTCAACAATATCAGTTGGTCTGTTTTGCTCAATATCTGACTTCTCTTTCATTTGTATTTTTGCTTGACTTTGTAGAATGGAAGCATAACCAGGGTTATTAACTGCATTTTTCATAAGAAGATTATCCGCAAATATTACTGTCTTAACATCAAGAGGTGTATAGCTCACAATAAAATTATCGCAAAAATTTATTGAGAAATCAACACATCTGTTCTACTATCCGACAAACCTGCTTTCCCTCCCTTACATCATGCACCCTTATTATGGATGCTCCATTTAGCAATGAAATAGTATTCACAACCACAGTGCCTGTCAACCTCTCCTCCGGTGGAACATTACCAAGTAGCATTCCTATCATAGACTTTCTAGATACACCAACTAGAATTGGTTTCCCGAGTTGTTTTAATTCTGCTAACCTTTTCACTATATCTATGTTATGTTCAAGCCTTTTACCAAATCCTATACCAGGGTCAATTATTATGTTCTCCGGCAAAACACCTCTCTCCTCAAAAAACCTTATCCTTTCTCTCAGAAACTCCGCTATCTCCCAAACAACATCACTATACTCTGGATTTTGTTGCATAGTCTTCGGAGTCCCTTTTATATGCATAAGAACTATTGGACACTGGTATTCCAAAACCACATTCACCATCTCAGGATCAAAAGTGCCAGAAGATATGTCATTTACCATATCTGCTCCTTCATCCAACGCCTTTCTCGCAACTACAGACTTGTAAGTATCAACTGAAATAGGAAGATCAGGAAAGTGTCTCCTTATCTCCTTTATGCATGGTATAACTCTCTCAAGCTCTTCCTCAACAGGCACAGGGTCAGAACCCGGACG is a window of Brevinematia bacterium DNA encoding:
- the folP gene encoding dihydropteroate synthase, which codes for MRLVIRGREFDFSRKKYCMGVVNVTPDSFYEASRVSISDLVRIVGRMVEEGVDILDIGGESTRPGSDPVPVEEELERVIPCIKEIRRHFPDLPISVDTYKSVVARKALDEGADMVNDISSGTFDPEMVNVVLEYQCPIVLMHIKGTPKTMQQNPEYSDVVWEIAEFLRERIRFFEERGVLPENIIIDPGIGFGKRLEHNIDIVKRLAELKQLGKPILVGVSRKSMIGMLLGNVPPEERLTGTVVVNTISLLNGASIIRVHDVREGKQVCRIVEQMC